A stretch of Paenibacillus sp. URB8-2 DNA encodes these proteins:
- a CDS encoding polysaccharide biosynthesis protein, protein MFYKHRLSVLIVLDSFIVLTAIFASSFLVNATLNVFTYPVIVSSVTLLFSHHIFAFVYHLYRKAWKYAGVEESLLIAKVVSFSMLAAATVQFVFSFDVQYRLLLVTWMLHMMLIGGSRFCWRVLRTAQAKQETGSTTDGAKRTLIIGAGSAGTMVARQLLSGSDKELKPVAFVDDHLSKLGLDIMGIPVAGRIKDIEYLAGRYKVDHIVIAIPSLPKDRLKAICEECAKTSAKTQTIPMLEDIASGKVAVSQFRDVQVEDLLGREPVRLDLDSISGYVTGKVVLVTGAGGSIGSEVCRQISRFRPKKLVLLGHGENSIYTIEIELKAMFRDSGIQFYTEIADLQDESKIISLMKFHHPDVVYHAAAHKHVPLMQRNPEEAVKNNIIGTMNVAQAASLSGVGTFVMISTDKAVNPTSVMGSTKRIAEMIIQHMDRFSSTKFVAVRFGNVLGSRGSVIPLFRNQIEQGGPVTVTHPDMVRYFMTIPEASRLVIQAGALARGGEIFVLDMGDPVKIVDLAKNLIRMSGYSIEEIGIEFTGMRPGEKLYEELLRDTEVHDGQVYPKIYVGKSYEVNFESINHLLKVYDSLSIEELRSLLLDIANNRIEKVPLMKATVV, encoded by the coding sequence TTGTTTTATAAGCATCGTCTATCCGTTTTAATTGTTTTGGATTCGTTTATTGTGCTGACGGCTATATTTGCAAGCAGCTTTCTGGTAAACGCTACTCTTAACGTATTTACATATCCGGTGATTGTCAGTTCGGTCACATTGCTCTTCAGTCATCACATCTTCGCTTTTGTGTACCATCTCTATCGCAAAGCCTGGAAGTATGCGGGTGTTGAAGAAAGCCTCCTCATTGCGAAAGTGGTGTCTTTCTCCATGCTGGCGGCGGCTACCGTGCAATTCGTCTTCTCGTTTGACGTTCAATACCGGCTGCTGCTGGTAACCTGGATGCTTCATATGATGCTGATCGGCGGATCGCGTTTTTGCTGGCGGGTACTCAGGACCGCTCAGGCGAAGCAGGAGACGGGCAGCACGACGGACGGCGCCAAACGGACGCTGATCATCGGCGCGGGCTCGGCCGGAACAATGGTTGCAAGGCAGCTGCTGTCCGGATCAGACAAGGAGCTGAAGCCGGTCGCTTTTGTCGACGATCATTTGAGCAAGCTTGGTCTTGATATTATGGGGATTCCCGTTGCCGGCAGAATCAAGGATATTGAATATCTGGCCGGGCGGTATAAGGTTGACCATATTGTCATCGCCATTCCTTCACTGCCCAAAGACCGGCTGAAGGCAATCTGCGAAGAATGCGCCAAGACCTCCGCCAAGACCCAGACGATTCCAATGCTTGAGGACATAGCGAGCGGCAAAGTGGCGGTCAGCCAATTCCGGGACGTTCAGGTCGAGGATCTGCTTGGCAGAGAACCGGTGCGGCTTGATCTTGACAGCATTTCGGGATATGTAACGGGCAAGGTCGTTCTCGTCACGGGAGCGGGCGGCTCCATCGGCTCGGAGGTATGCAGGCAAATCTCCAGATTCCGGCCCAAAAAGCTGGTGCTGCTCGGTCATGGAGAGAACAGCATCTATACGATTGAAATCGAGCTTAAAGCGATGTTCCGGGACTCGGGCATTCAATTTTATACCGAGATCGCGGATTTGCAGGATGAGAGCAAAATTATCAGCTTGATGAAATTTCATCATCCGGATGTTGTCTATCACGCCGCTGCCCACAAGCATGTGCCGCTGATGCAGCGCAATCCCGAGGAAGCGGTCAAGAATAACATTATCGGTACGATGAATGTCGCGCAGGCCGCAAGCCTGTCGGGAGTGGGAACGTTTGTCATGATCTCGACGGACAAAGCGGTAAATCCGACCAGCGTCATGGGTTCGACCAAACGGATCGCCGAAATGATCATCCAGCATATGGACCGGTTCAGCTCAACCAAATTTGTCGCCGTCCGGTTCGGCAATGTGCTGGGCAGCCGCGGCAGCGTGATCCCGCTGTTCCGGAACCAAATTGAACAGGGCGGACCGGTGACCGTTACTCACCCCGATATGGTCCGGTATTTCATGACGATTCCCGAAGCGTCGCGGCTGGTCATTCAGGCGGGCGCTCTGGCGCGCGGGGGAGAAATTTTCGTGCTGGATATGGGCGATCCGGTCAAAATTGTCGATTTGGCCAAAAATCTGATCCGCATGTCGGGATACTCCATCGAGGAGATCGGCATTGAGTTCACCGGCATGAGACCAGGAGAGAAGCTGTATGAAGAGCTGCTGAGGGATACGGAAGTTCATGATGGGCAGGTCTATCCCAAGATTTATGTCGGCAAGTCATACGAAGTGAACTTTGAATCCATCAATCACCTGCTCAAGGTCTATGATTCGCTGTCCATCGAAGAGCTGAGAAGCCTGCTGCTCGATATTGCCAACAACCGGATTGAAAAGGTGCCTCTTATGAAAGCAACGGTCGTCTAG
- a CDS encoding glycosyltransferase family 4 protein — translation MSRKVLFCATVDFHFRAFHLPVMEWFKERGWEVHIAARGELDLPSVDRKFNISIERSPLRSGNWAAYRQLKDIMKRNDYDIIHAHTPMGGVLARLAAAGSRKKGTRMLYTAHGFHFCQGSSLASWLLYYPIEKGLSRLTDCLITINDEDYRLAVGRGFRAGQIEHVHGVGVNTDKFKPAAPAEKERLRQQSAYGTEEVLMFYAGEFNGNKNHQLLIRALARIKDQGAGIKLLLAGEGPLQEQCRLLASELGVAGQVDFLGYRKDIDRLLPLCDAAVSSSLREGLPVNIMEAMACGLPVIATRNRGHAELVKPGENGYLVEPGTGQEERMAGYMLELSRSSELRSRMGKKSLELVQTYNLTSVVKELGSIYIGHMREEESYEAGNQHYHAHI, via the coding sequence ATGTCCCGAAAAGTGTTGTTTTGCGCAACCGTCGACTTTCATTTCAGAGCCTTTCATCTGCCTGTAATGGAATGGTTTAAAGAGCGAGGCTGGGAAGTTCATATCGCGGCACGCGGAGAACTCGATCTGCCTTCTGTCGACAGGAAATTCAATATCTCCATTGAACGGTCGCCGCTGCGCAGCGGGAATTGGGCGGCTTACCGACAGCTGAAGGATATTATGAAGCGCAACGACTATGACATTATTCATGCGCATACGCCGATGGGCGGTGTTCTTGCCCGGCTGGCCGCGGCCGGCTCACGCAAGAAGGGAACCCGGATGCTGTACACTGCCCACGGTTTTCATTTCTGCCAAGGCTCTTCGCTTGCGAGCTGGCTGCTCTATTATCCGATCGAGAAAGGTCTTTCACGGCTGACGGATTGTTTGATTACAATCAACGATGAAGATTATCGTCTGGCCGTGGGCCGGGGGTTTAGAGCCGGGCAGATTGAACATGTGCACGGCGTGGGCGTAAATACGGACAAATTCAAGCCCGCTGCGCCCGCTGAAAAAGAACGGCTGCGGCAGCAGTCTGCATACGGAACGGAGGAGGTGCTGATGTTCTATGCCGGGGAGTTCAACGGCAACAAGAACCATCAGCTGCTCATCCGCGCTTTGGCCCGGATCAAGGATCAAGGAGCCGGAATCAAGCTTCTACTCGCGGGGGAAGGTCCGCTTCAGGAGCAGTGTCGCCTGCTGGCATCGGAGCTTGGGGTCGCGGGCCAGGTGGATTTTCTCGGCTACCGGAAAGATATTGACCGGCTGCTGCCCTTGTGCGACGCGGCGGTTTCGTCAAGCCTGCGGGAGGGGCTGCCGGTCAATATTATGGAGGCGATGGCCTGCGGCCTTCCCGTTATCGCCACAAGAAACCGGGGGCATGCGGAGCTTGTGAAGCCCGGGGAAAATGGATATCTTGTTGAACCCGGAACCGGGCAAGAAGAGCGGATGGCCGGATATATGCTTGAGCTTAGCCGATCCTCCGAACTGCGGAGCAGGATGGGGAAGAAGAGTTTGGAGCTTGTCCAAACGTATAATTTGACGTCGGTCGTCAAGGAGCTTGGTTCCATCTACATAGGGCATATGCGGGAGGAGGAGAGCTATGAAGCCGGAAATCAGCATTATCATGCCCATATATAA